GAAGAGGTCGGGAGAGGCGTTCACTGCAGTAATACCCTCTCAGGTTATCGAACCTTAATGGTCGCGTCCCGTTCCCAACCGATTGCGTCATTGGCGACAAGAGAACCGAAAACAACACGAATCCCAGAAACTATCTGGTGTTCTCTGAGGCTCGTGGGCGCCGTTACACTCACGAGATTTGGTTTGCCAATGAGGAAGCCAATTTTACAGTCAAAAACAAGACTATTAAGCTATATATATATAGCTTAATCTATAATTAATCTGACAACGCAATTGTTGAAGTAAAAGGAATTGCGGCAATTGCACCGGTCGATTGATCGGCCCGCTCAGTTCCTTTGCTCACTGAGCGGAATCGAACCCAGTAACCGCCTCACTTCGTTCAGATCCACGGGTTTGACGAGGTGGTGGTTGAATCCTGCCTCTTGTGATTTTCGACGATCTTCTTCCTGACCGTACCCGGTCATCGCGATGAGTGTCGTAGTTCCTAGGTTCGGGATCTGTCGCACCCGACGAGCTACTTCGTACCCGTCCATGCGCGGGAGCCCGATATCGAGAAGAATGATCTCCGGTAAATGCGATTGGACCTCGCGCAGCGCGTTCGGCCCGTCGTGAGCCGTCCAGACTTTGTGACCCGCGAGGGCGAGCACTTCGGCCAAGCTCTCGGCTGAGTCGACGTT
This region of Gemmata massiliana genomic DNA includes:
- a CDS encoding response regulator → MDDNVDSAESLAEVLALAGHKVWTAHDGPNALREVQSHLPEIILLDIGLPRMDGYEVARRVRQIPNLGTTTLIAMTGYGQEEDRRKSQEAGFNHHLVKPVDLNEVRRLLGSIPLSEQRN